A window from Triticum aestivum cultivar Chinese Spring chromosome 6D, IWGSC CS RefSeq v2.1, whole genome shotgun sequence encodes these proteins:
- the LOC123144268 gene encoding protein LYK5, producing MAAPTRPRGLAATGRAALALLVLLAVAAPRCRVARAQQQYEANKQLNCYGTNGSSVLGYTCNATAAARPCASYVVFRSSPPYDSPVTISYLLNATPAALAGANAVPTVSPVAASRLVLAPLNCGCAPGGYYQHNTSYTIQFSNETYFITANITYQGLTTCQALIAQNPNHDSRKLVVGNNLTVPIRCACPSPAQAASGVRHLLTYLVTWGDGIADIAARFRVDAQAVLHANNLTDSENIYPFTTLLIPLKSAPTPDMLVSPAPPPAPAPPQAQQPPPSGGSGSGKGVAVGVGVGVGVLALAGLLGLMFLCVRRRRRPRPGVVEDGHPGKGVLDVPSSADYDPLASGKHTSSATTNSSSSSAFVSTDARAAVESLTVYKYSELEKATAGFSEDRRVKDASVYRAVINGDAAAVKRVAGDVSGEVGILKRVNHSSLVRLSGLCVHHGDTYLVFEFAENGALSNWLHGGGDTLVWKQRVQAAFDVADGLNYLHHYSNPPCVHKNLKSSNVLLDADLRAKVSSFALARSVPTGVDGGDAQLTRHVVGTQGYLAPEYLEHGLITPKLDVFAFGVILLELLSGKEATFDGGAKRGETLLWESAEGLVVDGEDARGKVRAFMDSRLNGDYPLDLAVAVASLAVRCVAREPRGRPSMDEVFVTLSAVYNSTLDWDPSDYSNSRSSIVGR from the coding sequence ATGGCCGCTCCGACGCGCCCGCGCGGGCTCGCCGCCACCGGCAGGGCGGCgctcgcgctcctcgtcctcctcgccgtcgccgcgcctcgGTGCCGCGTCGCGCGCGCGCAGCAGCAGTACGAGGCCAACAAGCAACTCAACTGCTACGGCACCAACGGCAGCTCCGTGCTCGGCTACACCTGCAacgccaccgccgcggcccgcccctGCGCCTCCTACGTCGTCTTCCGCTCCTCCCCGCCCTACGACTCGCCCGTCACCATCTCCTACCTCCTCAACGCCACCCCCGCCGCCCTCGCGGGCGCCAACGCCGTGCCCACCGTCTCCCCggtcgccgcctcccgcctcgtcCTCGCGCCGCTCAACTGCGGCTGCGCGCCCGGCGGCTACTACCAGCACAACACGTCCTATACCATCCAGTTCAGCAACGAGACCTACTTCATCACCGCCAACATCACCTACCAGGGCCTCACCACCTGCCAGGCCCTCATCGCGCAGAACCCCAACCACGATAGCCGCAAGCTCGTCGTCGGGAACAACCTCACCGTGCCGATCCGCTGCGCGTGCCCCTCGCCGGCGCAGGCCGCCTCCGGGGTCAGGCACCTGCTCACCTACCTCGTCACGTGGGGCGACGGCATCGCCGACATCGCCGCCCGCTTCCGCGTCGACGCCCAGGCGGTGCTCCACGCCAACAACCTCACCGACAGCGAGAACATATACCCCTTCACCACTCTGCTCATCCCGCTCAAGAGCGCGCCCACGCCGGACATGCTCGTGTCGCCGGCGCCACCGCCAGCaccggcgccaccgcaggcccagcAGCCGCCGCCGTCTGGAGGGTCGGGCAGCGGGAAGGGGGTTGCCGTCGGGGTCGGTGTTGGTGTCGGCGTTCTTGCGCTGGCGGGACTTCTTGGCCTGATGTTCTtatgtgtccggcggcggcggcgaccgcggCCCGGCGTTGTGGAAGACGGCCATCCGGGGAAGGGCGTTCTCGACGTGCCCTCGTCTGCCGATTACGACCCTCTTGCCTCGGGCAAGCATACGTCCTCGGCTACGACGAACTCCTCGTCATCGTCGGCGTTTGTGTCCACCGACGCGCGCGCGGCGGTGGAGTCCCTGACCGTGTACAAGTACTCGGAACTCGAGAAGGCGACGGCAGGGTTCTCGGAGGACCGGAGGGTCAAGGACGCGTCCGTGTACCGCGCGGTGATCAACGGCGACGCGGCGGCCGTGAAGCGTGTGGCCGGCGATGTGAGCGGCGAGGTGGGCATCCTGAAGCGCGTGAACCACTCCAGCCTCGTCCGCCTCTCCGGTCTCTGCGTCCACCACGGCGACACCTACCTCGTCTTCGAGTTCGCCGAGAACGGCGCGCTCAGCAACTGGCTCCACGGCGGCGGCGACACCCTCGTGTGGAAGCAGCGCGTGCAGGCGGCGTTTGACGTCGCCGACGGTCTCAATTACCTCCACCACTACAGCAACCCGCCGTGCGTGCACAAGAACCTCAAGAGCAGCAACGTCCTCCTCGACGCCGACCTCCGCGCCAAGGTGTCAAGCTTCGCGCTGGCGCGGTCGGTCCCCACGGGCGTTGATGGCGGCGACGCGCAGCTCACCCGCCACGTCGTTGGCACCCAGGGGTACCTGGCCCCGGAGTACCTGGAGCACGGCCTCATCACGCCCAAGCTCGACGTTTTCGCCTTTGGCGTCATCCTCCTCGAGCTGCTGTCCGGGAAGGAGGCGACGTTCGACGGCGGCGCCAAAAGAGGGGAGACGCTGCTGTGGGAGTCTGCGGAGGGGCTGGTTGTCGACGGCGAGGACGCGCGCGGCAAGGTGCGGGCGTTCATGGACTCGCGGCTGAATGGCGACTACCCGCTCGACCTGGCCGTCGCCGTGGCGTCGCTGGCGGTGCGGTGCGTGGCGAGGGAGCCCAGGGGGCGGCCGTCCATGGACGAGGTGTTCGTGACGCTGTCGGCGGTGTACAACTCCACGCTGGATTGGGATCCCTCGGATTACAGCAACTCCCGCTCTTCGATCGTCGGGAGATAG